The following are encoded in a window of Primulina eburnea isolate SZY01 chromosome 4, ASM2296580v1, whole genome shotgun sequence genomic DNA:
- the LOC140830087 gene encoding uncharacterized protein: protein MKILKVNATAITTEGAPQMLENHRSEWTAEDKKKTNLDNIAKDILYKTLDKNIFAKIKTCSTSKEIWEKLTQLCEGNDQTKENKLTVAIQKFYNANMKLGESLAEFDEQFSAIIIEMTSLGKECFKCKI from the coding sequence atgaagattttgaaagttAATGCAACTGCGATTACAACTGAAGGTGCTCCCCAAATGTTGGAAAATCATCGATCCGAATGGACAGCTGAGGATAAGAAGAAGACGAATCTTGACAACATCGCAAAAGACATTCTCTACAAAACTCTGGATAAGAACATTTTTGCCAAGATCAAAACTTGCTCCACATCAAAGGAGATATGGGAAAAACTCACACAACTATGTGAGGGAAACgaccaaaccaaagaaaacaaactaacAGTCGCTATCCAGAAATTTTACAATGCAAATATGAAGCTAGGAGAATCCCTTGCTGAATTTGATGAACAGTTTAGTGCTATTATTATTGAAATGACTTCACTAGGAAAAGAATGCTTTAAATGTAAAATTTAA